One window from the genome of Candidatus Cloacimonadota bacterium encodes:
- a CDS encoding CvpA family protein produces MGIIDWLILIILALSAFQGLRKGLASTLVRVGAVIAVFMLIGQIFPLVKNGLIENLRLGLVPATLLAALLIIVVVAVMVGIVNLIFKKVLKVTKLSGLNKFLGLVFGFLNGLMVVIVLMVLLDYIPKLSTPLKDGSRHRVYVAVDTFKEDLFTVLKFEERDRFQQIKAKLKKDNNQTQTGK; encoded by the coding sequence ATGGGTATCATCGACTGGCTCATCCTGATCATACTCGCCCTGTCGGCCTTTCAGGGGCTTCGCAAGGGTTTGGCGTCAACGCTGGTGCGCGTCGGCGCCGTCATTGCCGTCTTTATGCTCATCGGACAGATTTTTCCCCTGGTGAAAAACGGCCTGATAGAAAACCTCAGGCTGGGCCTGGTTCCAGCCACCCTGCTTGCCGCGCTGCTCATCATCGTGGTGGTGGCGGTGATGGTGGGCATCGTGAACCTCATCTTCAAGAAAGTCCTCAAGGTCACGAAGCTATCCGGCCTGAACAAGTTCCTGGGCCTGGTCTTCGGTTTCCTGAACGGCCTGATGGTGGTGATCGTGCTGATGGTGCTGCTGGACTACATCCCGAAACTGTCCACCCCGCTCAAGGACGGCTCCCGCCATCGGGTTTACGTCGCCGTGGACACCTTCAAGGAAGACCTCTTCACCGTCCTCAAATTTGAGGAACGCGACCGCTTCCAGCAGATCAAGGCGAAGCTCAAAAAGGACAACAACCAGACCCAGACCGGAAAATGA
- the rpsU gene encoding 30S ribosomal protein S21, with translation MPTVVSKENESFDYLLKRFKKKCEKAAILSEIKKRQAYEKPSVKKKREENASKRKMLKIQRRMQRYMR, from the coding sequence TTGCCGACAGTAGTTTCCAAAGAGAATGAGTCTTTCGATTACCTGTTGAAAAGGTTCAAGAAGAAATGCGAGAAAGCCGCAATCCTTTCTGAGATCAAAAAGAGACAGGCCTACGAGAAGCCCAGCGTGAAGAAAAAACGCGAAGAAAACGCTTCCAAACGCAAGATGCTCAAGATCCAGCGCAGAATGCAGCGCTACATGAGGTAG